The Cucurbita pepo subsp. pepo cultivar mu-cu-16 chromosome LG15, ASM280686v2, whole genome shotgun sequence genome contains the following window.
AATCTCTGACCCCGATAGTTTAGTCACCAAATCTGCATCTCTGTACCTTCtcttccctttccctttccctttccctttccctttccctttcccctcccatctctctttctctctcctattcctagagagagaaaatctaccccctttgaaAAATAGTATCCTACCCTGTTCCCCCTCCCCCACCACCCCTCCTtttaaatctctctctctctctctgtatcaaaatatatatatatatacatatatatatatgtgtgtgtgtgtgtatttATGTGTTCTTTCCATTTAACCTCCCATTTTCGGCACGACTTCCTGTTTTGAATCCAAACCCATTATTCTTTTCTATCTCTCTCAAAAGGGTTTGATTTAGTTTCTTCTGGGTCGCCGGAATCCATGGCGGTTCACGCTCAGTTCTACCCTGAAAACCTTGCCTTTCCCTTCGCCGGAAACTCCACGGATGCCGTCTCTCCGTTTTGCTACCAGAAACCGCCGACTGAGTTCTTCTctggtggtggtggcggtAATGGTGGTGGTGACGATGGCTCTGTTTTTAGCTTTGCGAAGAATCCCAACAGAACGGCGGTTGCAGCGGCGGGGTTTTCTCAATGTGTGAGTGCTCATGTTGAGAAACAGAGACAAGAGATCGATTATTACATCAGAGTTCAGGTTTGAATCAAACCCATTACAGAATTTATGAgaatgctctgttttttttttcatcacgattttgattttcctctgtttttttttttttttttttttttttttttttttttttttttttttttttttttttttttttttNGCAACAAATTACATcattaatgaagaaaatcGAAATGAAAGCAGCAATTTTGTTAAggcaaaaagaagaagaaattgctAAAGCTGCTAAGAAAACAATGGAGCTCGAAATTTTCCTGAGAAAATtagaaacagaaaatcaaCTATGGCAGAAAATCGCTCAAGAAAACGAAGCAATGGCCATGTCTCTCAACAACACATTAGATCAAATGAGAGAAAAAGCTTCTAATTCCATGGAAGATGCAGAATCCTGCTGCGACATGaactccgccgccgccgtggAGGAAGAAATCCGACCAGGGTGCTCTGTTTTGGAACAGGGGAGAATGAAGAACAGGATGATTTGCAGAGAGTGTAATCATCGGAATTCGACAGTGATTCTGTTGCCTTGTCGGCATCTGTGTTGTTGTAAGGATTGTGAAACGGTCGTGGATTCTTGTCCGGTTTGCAGAACGGGGAAGAAAGCGAGCATAGAGGCGATGATTTTCTGAGAAAAACCCAGAAATTTTCTTTCCCGGGAAAAGGCGAGAAAATCAGATAGGAAAATGTCAATAGAAGAAGGCACTGTTCTTCAacgtttcttctttttttttttttttttttttctgtttcatCTGATTTTGGATTGGAAAATTGTACTTTGAAATTCTACCAAAATGAAGTGGACAGATTATTACAAGACAGagtatcttttttcttttccaaattctttgattttttatttaattttttgaataaaggttatttatttatttaatttattttaatttgatgaacAAAATTCTTGGGTTTTGAAGATTTAATTGATTATGTTATGGTAATTTTTAGTGACCCATTTTGGGCTTTGTTTGTCGTTTCAGAGCTTTGTTTGGTTCCATTTGTTCATATAAATTGGGATagtcttttattttcctattaattaatttattgatttatgtcttttttttttttgtactttttttatttatttaaaattatttgataagccttttttttaatcagttcttgttgactttgacccatttatatttgttggatgtttgaataattttattttgcaatAAAAAAGTGTTTTGTTTCGAATCATTGTGAATGgtcttaattttataaattacgAAGTAGTTTTGAGTCTCGTTAATCCCTCCATTTCTTGGCTGCAGGGGCTGTGTCAGCCATTTCGAGGAGACTCTTACCAATGGCTCAGCCATTTTCAGGGTGGGGAGACTCTTTAACAGAAAAGATAACTCTTCTCGAGGCCCCTGCTGATGTCTCTAGACTTCCTGACGTTATCGTCCCGCCACGTTccagttcaaatttttttaacccgATTCTCTTTTGGAGCTCGCGCTATTGCACTATCAGACACATAAACGAAACACTAGTGTGGTGCTCTTTCAGTAGCTTACCCTACTTACGGCTCAACCATTTCCAGGATGGGGAGACTCTTAAACAGAAAAGATAACTCTTTTCAAGACCCCCACCGACGTCTCTAGACTCCCTAATGTTACCGTCAGCAGCCACGTCctaattcaaaaattttaacaCGATTCTCTTTCGAAGTTCGTGCTATTGCACTATCAGACGCATAAACGAAACACTAATGAATGATGAGTTCGCTATAGCACTATCACGCATAAACGAAGCACTAATGAATAACGATCATATTGAAGTTGAAGATTACCCATAATTTTTGAatgaaatgttaaaataattaaaattattttggagGTTTAGTGATAAATGTGCACAAATTAATGATGATCCAACCAAACACATGCCCATATTTGGTCAGTTGAATCATCATTTAAACATGAACCCTTTgggatttaatttaatttaatttaattaattacacaaTTTAACCAAACAATGTCTTAATTATATGAATctctaatatttaattctatttattttatttctgaattaaaataaaataaatatatacgtTGGAAAATAGCGTTTTTGAGTTTAGGGCCGGATATTACTCCGATATGTCGTCCAAGAATTCTGGTGCTACGCATACACCATGCACCTTAAATATATCACACGTGGCGGTAATGGATTGGTTTACAACAGTATGCGGTtctgatttcaatttttaaattaaaaaattcccGTGATGTATTGTCCGTTTCACTCTCCCAGAATCGTGGGAGATTACCacacaatttctttttcttttttctttttattcactaaaattaaaaaaaagtgattttatatgtttttttatttgaaaaaagagACCGCGTTCAcacttgtcacaatcacaCAGCGAATTTGCGATTGTATGACACTCACTTTACAACGACAAGTGaactaagccaattcgtttttgtgtcgcctacggccaaacgacgtatgctcgagcttctggcctcggttttaagagaaggttttagaaaacgagggcaaaGTGATCTAAGcgaattcgttcttgcgtcgcctacggccaagcgacgtatgctcgagcctctggtttcgattttaagagaaggttttagaaaacaagggtagagagagattttcgaaagagacgttatataagcaagcaagagagaaataacaacggctcacagtatataaccttgggtagggagacgGTATGATTAAGACATACTTCAAATTCTCGTAacttagattaaaaaattggaggtacaaaatttaaaacgatcGTTTTAACAGTATATAGACTAAAATTCAAAGTAAAGAAACGTCGAGAGATTCAAGGACTCTCGAGTGCCGGGTCCCGCTCAAGGAAATGAAAGTGGAGGGCATGGGCATGAAGGAGAAAAGAGGAATATTGGAGGACATTGCTTCCACATTTCAAGTTTGGGGTTCTAATTGTTGCACACATCAATATGGGGGTGGACCTACCATGCATACACCCATCCCTATCTTTGGATTTCCtaaatttcactttttctttattctttttgtttttcaacaCGTATGTGGTGGGTGGAATATAAATGTGGACGATGCTCGATGGTTTGGATATCATATTCGGGAGAAGATTTGATTTGGATGAGAATAAGTTCCTTCGTAGGTTTAGAAAGTCGATGACTAAATAGCTATTTGAGAGAAGACATTCGTACGTCGAATATAGTTTCACatcaaaaaaaggaaatagtataccaaaaaacaaaaatccgtGTAATACTACCTTGATATTAGATAAGATGATACTAAATTATCCTTGAATTAGGACAAAAATTGTGACCTGCAGCGGTATTCCAAAAACTTAAAACACCCTAGTGGTCTTAAAATTACCAGGAACTCAAAACACCCCGATGGTCTTGGAATTACCAAGAACTCAAAACACACCCTGATGGTCTTGGAATTACCAGGAACTCAAAACACCCTGATGGTCTTAGAAGTACCAGGAACTCAAAACACCCTAATGGTCTTAGAATTACCAGGAACTCAAAACACCCCGACGGTCTTACGAGTTACCATAAACTTAAAACACCCTAATGATCTTATGAGTCATCGCTACATCATTTCCGGACCTAATTTGTATTCAAATGGTAAGGAAGAATAATTGTATACATGAATAAAAGGTGAAATGGAATATGAATAGGACACTATTCATTCCATCCTTATCTCCAAATTTAAGTAAACAAGGCATTAATTGTTTATTAATGTTTGAAAACTAAGAGATAGGAAGAACACTATGCAGTTCATCCATTAATGTGCTTGGGAAAATTCAAAGTCGTCTTTCCCCAGTCCAAACTACTTTCATTAGTCAATCTAAGTCACATCACATCAGGAATACATAAACACATTGTTCAAGATAAGATCAGATCACTCATCatttcaacaaaaagaaataaacaatgAGAGGCTTGGGGAAGAAGAATGGTAGTAGTagtttgaaaacattttttgaaaaagaatacaaagtACACCTGTCCATTACATGAACCTATACAGAAAATAGTGCTACTTTCTCAatctaaccaaaaaaaaaaaaaaaaaaaaaaaaaaaaaaaaaaaaaaaaaaaaaaaaaaaNAGAACCTTCTCAATCTTTAACTGTTCTTGAATGggggatttggatttggatttggattatGGCCACAGGCAGAAGatctaacaaaaaaatgacCCATTTTACAGATTTCAATCAAGTCTTTTTAGCCATTTTGCATAGAACCATGTCAATCTTTAACTGTTCTTGAATGggggatttggatttggatttggattatGGCCAAAGGCAGAAGATCTAACAAGAAATGAACCCATCTCACAGATTTCAATCAAGTCTTTTTAGCCATTTGCATAGAACCATGTCAATCTTTAACTGTTCTTGAATGggggatttggatttggattaaGGCCACAGGCAGAAGATCTaacaaaaaatgaacccaTCTCACAGATTTCAATCAAGTCTATTAGCCATTTTGCACAGAACTAATGTCAATCTTTAACTGTTCTTGAATGGGGGATTTGGATTTAGATTTGAATTATGGCCACAGGCAGAAGATCTaacaaaaaatgaacccaTCTCACAGATTTCAATCAAGTCTTTTAGCCATTTCGCACAGAACTATGTCAATCTTTAACTGTTCTTGAATGGGGTATTTgggtttggatttggattaTGGCCACAGGAAGAAGATCATGGCAAccttttttaaacaatttgaGATCCGTACTACAAACAAGATCCAAAGGGGACAGTAAAGATAAATCTTGAGAGAGAATTTTTGCTACTCCTCAATACTAATAACTTTATATCTGGCGCTGAAAGGGACTAGGGGAAAGGATAATAGCGTGTGGTGGTGGGTAAAGCCGATCAGTAGAGGCTAAAACCAAGAAACTGGGTGATGATAATGGCAAGACCAAGAGCAATGGCTACAAAAGAAGCAGCCCAGGTCAGTCTTTCAGTTATTCTAGGCACTCTGTCCTTCAACGCCTCGCTAAACGAGCCTATGAAAGCAGTATAGCTTCCCATTGAAAGAACTGTTCCAACTAAAAACATAAGAAGAAAGGCAGCGCCGGCTACACGGGAAGGCAAGGCAAGGGCAGGCAAGACTATCATAAGTGCATCAGGTTGCAGACCATGGACAACTCCAGTGGCAAAAGTAGCAAAACcaatctttttcttctttttctttcccacAACCATTGGTTTCTCTAGTGTTTCATAGATGCCGACATCACACTCACCATTTTCTAGAGCCACACATGGTGTACGGACTTCTGAAACTTCCCTAATACCCATAACACCTATTATAAATAAAGTCATACCTACTACTATTGTGCCCCAAGTTCTGAGAATTTCAATGTGTAGCTTATCttttaaaagtagaaataGTAAGCCAAAAATGACCTGACCTGCATCATGGCCACACCCCCAAAGTGCCCCAACTGCAGCACTTTCCATGCGATTACAGCCAATTGAAAGTGGTGCAAGAGCAGCAAGGTGGTCTGGTCCTGATAGTGTATGTAAGCAACCAGCAAAGAACCCTGTCCAAGCACTACTTAATAGTTCACTCTGGATCAGTCGTCGCCCAACTACAGCAGCTGCAGGACCTCCAGTTTTAGCTGCTGCATTTTGAAAGGATGCAAAAGCTGCTGGCGCAAAGACTGGTTGGATCAGGATCAGAACAAGAGCAGAAAGAACACAGAGTGACCTTTTCACCTATATGAAGATTAACAACGTGTGAAATTCTATTAGCtctaagaataaaaaacaCAATTACAGCCAAAAAGGGTCTTTGTTCTTCatcatatttaataagttaatAGCTAAATAACATGAACACTCAGTTTTCTCTGGTGTCATGTTTGTCCATTCTGCTAATCCATCAACTCGTAACAACTACAGCCAAAAGGGTCTTTGTTCTTCATCATATTTAGTAAGTTCATAGCTAAATAATATGAACACTTAAGTTTTCTCTGGTGCTATGTTTGTCCATTCTGCTAAATCCATGAACTCGTAACAGATATGTATTGGGCTTAAATGGAAATAAACCAATTTGAAAAGTGTTCGAAATCGTTCACAAATTTCATCATATTGCTTCATAAATGCCAAGGATGCTTGAACATGTGAATAGGGCAGGGTTTTTCGTGGTATCCAAAGATCAGAAAAGGATAAGGCGacaaacaataatataaattcgTAACCACTGCTGCGTCTGTGTTCTGTATCTGTTTGTGAGTTTGTGACCACATggtgaatatttaatttcaatgtGTACCGCTGACAATAAAAGAGGAATGCAGCATGAAACAGAAATTTCTCTGATCATATCCATCGTTCGTCATTAAGAACACTTTCAACATTTATTTCTCAATAAAGAATCTCACTCGATTGTTAAGACAACTGAAGAATAATCCGAAATTTTAGAGTAGTACAATGCAAGGGTATACATATGAAGCCGTCGCTGGTAATTGTAATTCATTAGAGACATTGCTGATTTAatatcacaaaattttaaatcgcAGTTATTCTTCTCAGTGATTTCATGGAATCCTGAAATAAGATCCAACTAAGCAATGCAACACAGCAGATATTTCACACGACTCGTATGATTAGGCAAAAATTCATGCAATGAAGTGAAAAAAGTACTCGAGACTTCAAGAAAAGTGACCTACAATTCGGTAATTAATCCAAACTGAATGAGTTATAAAGCAACCAATTCACAGTACACCAAACTTGACCTAAAATCAATATAAAGCGCTTCACGGTGAATAAGACGGTATATATAATCCCAACGTAATCCAATTATCTGATAATCAAATGAAAAGCAACGAAGAACCGGAAATTAACACcacaaaaagaacagaaaggCATTTCAATCCAATACCTTCTCCTTTCCGGCGAAATGTTCCAGGAAATCAAGCTTAGGCGAGCCGGCAAGAGAATCGGACGGGAAAATCGAATCACTCGACAAATTCGAGGAAGAAAGGCAACAAAACGAAGACCTAGAAGGCTTCTCATTCTTACAGAAGGTCAAACCGAGCGGCTTGAGTCCATGGCGCGTCGGGAGGGGAAAATTGAGCTTCAGAGAGTCAATGCGACCAGACCAAAGAAGAGTAAGAGATGAATTGAGGTTAATCTTGAGGAAGGTCGGAGAAGGAGAATACAGAAGCCTTTCCATAGCGTCTCTTCGCCGTCGTTTGGGCCGGCGgcggaggaagaagaagggtcGAAGGTGACCGCAAAAGGAGGGTGGTGGTGAAGTTGGTACTTGGAAGATAGAGTCCAAGCAAAACAGTTCCaacagaaaattgaaatccccatttttttttttttttaattttaatattatttttctctggTTCAGTGAGATTAACGTGGGCTCATATACTACCatacttaattaaataaaaattgaaaataatttataaaaataaattattatgaatttgaatatatcGATGCTATATTGTACGTATAAGCTCGTAAAATTTGGCTCAACATTCTCGccggcacatcgcctcgtgttttgctctgataccatttgtaatagtcaaaGTTTACTACTAACCGATGCTGTCCACTTTGACTCGTTATGCATCGTCGTTAGCCTAACGGTTTTTAAATCGCATTTGttagaaagaggttttcacactcttataaggaatatatcgtttctctctccaattgatataggatctcacaaattaCGCTCGGGAAGGGAGGGCGATTAGATAGAGCCACTGATGCTATAGCAAAACCGATTGCGAATGAGGAAAAATCAACCACGTTATCATTACCTCTGAAAATCGCTCAGCAATCATCGAACGAGCGTCGAAAGCTGAGATAAACCCTAGAATTTTGAATAGAGTTAGATCTAAATGATAGCTAGGTATAATACAACGAGGACTAGTTATAAACCGTGACTGaacaaaatatagaaaatgatattttttaaaaatatatatatatatatattgttcaataatttttaaatcaaatataaaatcgaaaattaataatatggcCCAAGTATTCAGGGGTATTTCCGTCATTTAAACTACTAAGGATAGAAGGGACTAACGTGGCGCGAATTTAAAAGGACTATATCGTTATTATCCATTTTCACCAAAACGAGAGGTCCAACAACTTCCATCCTGAAGCAAAGCAGAGACACAAATCCCTCCAAATCCAAAATCCACTACAACACAGCCCACCAAATCATATGGTCAAACAAACGAAAAGTCAATAGTCATAAATTTTCTCAGATTCTATTGGATTTAAAAGACCTCCTACTGTACTTGCGTTGTACCTGATTATagtagaaattttaaaaaaccaacTGAAATGGAAGGCTTCAGCAATTGCACAGTTTTAGCGGTGGAGAAGAGCTCTGAAGCTTTGAAGGTTTGGCTCCAATGGCGAAGCCGGTTCAAATTGAAGTGTGGAATCCTAATGGAAAGTACAGAGTTGTAAGCACCAAGCCTATGCCTGGAACTCGCTGGATCAATCTCTTGATCGAACAAGATTGCCGAGTTGAAGTAatttttcttgtgtttttctctttgtttcccGCCTGTTTCCGCTTCCTGGCGGCAATTTTGATgtggattaaattttttgcATTCGTTTCGTGTTGTAGATCTGTACCGAGAAGAAGACGATACTCTCGGTGGAGGATATTGTTGCTCTCATCGGCGATAAGTGCGACGGCGTTATTGGACAGGTATTTGAACCTAATCGTACTAGTTCTTGTCAATCAGAAAGTTTGTATGCATATTAGCTAGTTTGAGTCGATTTGAATGAATTATAGATTAGAGTCGTAGAGGAAAGAAGAGATGGAAGGTTAATCTCTACATTAAAACTAGTTGATTATAGGATTTTAAGAATCTAAATGTGATGATATCTGAGCGTTTACATGCGGCTCCTGATGGATTGAAATTGGAAAAACGTTTGGTTGCCGTACAATTCCTAATGAGTTTCCGTACTTGTGATTCTGAGGTTTGTTTTCTTGGATGTTTCAGTTGACTGAAGATTGGGGAGAGGTGCTGTTTTCTGCATTAAGCAGAGCCGGAGGCAAAGCTTTTAGTAATATGGCTGTTGGTTACAATAATGTAGATGTTAACGCTGCTAATAAGTATGGTATTGCTGTAGGAAACACTCCTGTAAGTTTATTTGGCTCTGTAAACTGTTACTACTCGAATTGTTATTTTGTACCTCTTAAATTTGATTCTGCATGTACTGAGATATAGGCAGGTATTTAGATCAttcatttcttatttgtttaGGGAGTACTTACAGAAACTACAGCAGAGTTGGCAGCTTCACTTTCTCTTGCAGCTGCAAGAAGGATCGTTGAAGCTGACGAGTTCATGAGGGCAGGCCGCTATGATGGATGGCTTCCAAATTTGTATGAGTATCTGCCATGATTTGggttatcttttaaaaataggcATCCAAAGTGGCCCTacaaatttgaagtaatttttttactaGGTTTGTTGGAAACTTGCTGAAAGGCCAGACTGTTGGTGTGATTGGAGCTGGTCGTATTGGATCTGCTTATGCAAGAATGATGGAAATTTTCCTAACTCAATTGTTTATGAGTTTATGGTATAGCACCTGTTTTCCCTTCATGATTTCTTGTTATATTCTTGCAGGTAGAAGGGTTTAAGATGAACCTGATCTACTTTGATCTTTATCAGTCAACCAGGCTCGAAAAGTTCGTTACAGGCACGTCTTAATCGACAATTCTTATAAGCAATGAGTTTGAGTTTCTTTAGCTAAAATGCTTGTTTAATTGCAGCCTATGGCGAGTTCCTAAAAGCCAACGGTGAGGTTCCTGTGACATGGAGAAGAGCATCATCCATGGATGAGGTGCTTCGAGAGGCTGATGTGGTACGACTTTGATGTGATTAATTAACATGGTTTTGAAGAGCTCATCTTCCCTTATGTAACATAAATTTGCTATTGTGCGTTCCTTTGGATTTATAGATAAGTCTTCATCCAGTACTGGATAAAACCACATTCCATCTGGTGAACAAAGAAAGTCTTAAAGCCATGAAGAAGGTGAAGCTTGCTAAGGCTCTTTTCAACCTTCGATTATAGTTTTGATTCTCCCGACCCTATTCGACCGTATTACAGGGATTCCTGATTGATTACATTTAAActtatgttttctttaaattatattataactGCAGGATGCAATTCTCATTAACTGTAGTAGGGGACCCGTGATCGATGAAGCAGCCCTTGTCGAGCATTTAAAAGAGAATCCGATGTTTCGAGTTGGCCTCGATGTCTTCGAGGTATTTCTACTTACGAGTGGCTCACTTTCTCTTTAACTGTAGTAGGTTAACATGTCTAATTTCATCACTCTTTGGTTAGGATGAACCATACATGAAACCTGGGCTTGCTGATATGAAG
Protein-coding sequences here:
- the LOC111811930 gene encoding probable BOI-related E3 ubiquitin-protein ligase 2 encodes the protein MKKIEMKAAILLRQKEEEIAKAAKKTMELEIFLRKLETENQLWQKIAQENEAMAMSLNNTLDQMREKASNSMEDAESCCDMNSAAAVEEEIRPGCSVLEQGRMKNRMICRECNHRNSTVILLPCRHLCCCKDCETVVDSCPVCRTGKKASIEAMIF
- the LOC111811217 gene encoding uncharacterized protein LOC111811217, with product MERLLYSPSPTFLKINLNSSLTLLWSGRIDSLKLNFPLPTRHGLKPLGLTFCKNEKPSRSSFCCLSSSNLSSDSIFPSDSLAGSPKLDFLEHFAGKEKVKRSLCVLSALVLILIQPVFAPAAFASFQNAAAKTGGPAAAVVGRRLIQSELLSSAWTGFFAGCLHTLSGPDHLAALAPLSIGCNRMESAAVGALWGCGHDAGQVIFGLLFLLLKDKLHIEILRTWGTIVVGMTLFIIGVMGIREVSEVRTPCVALENGECDVGIYETLEKPMVVGKKKKKKIGFATFATGVVHGLQPDALMIVLPALALPSRVAGAAFLLMFLVGTVLSMGSYTAFIGSFSEALKDRVPRITERLTWAASFVAIALGLAIIITQFLGFSLY
- the LOC111811219 gene encoding glycerate dehydrogenase isoform X2, encoding MAKPVQIEVWNPNGKYRVVSTKPMPGTRWINLLIEQDCRVEICTEKKTILSVEDIVALIGDKCDGVIGQLTEDWGEVLFSALSRAGGKAFSNMAVGYNNVDVNAANKYGIAVGNTPGVLTETTAELAASLSLAAARRIVEADEFMRAGRYDGWLPNLFVGNLLKGQTVGVIGAGRIGSAYARMMVEGFKMNLIYFDLYQSTRLEKFVTAYGEFLKANGEVPVTWRRASSMDEVLREADVISLHPVLDKTTFHLVNKESLKAMKKDAILINCSRGPVIDEAALVEHLKENPMFRVGLDVFEDEPYMKPGLADMKNAIIVPHIASASKWTREGMATLAALNVLGKIKQYPVWADPNRVEPFLDENAPPPAASPSIVNAKALGI
- the LOC111811219 gene encoding glycerate dehydrogenase isoform X1; protein product: MAKPVQIEVWNPNGKYRVVSTKPMPGTRWINLLIEQDCRVEICTEKKTILSVEDIVALIGDKCDGVIGQLTEDWGEVLFSALSRAGGKAFSNMAVGYNNVDVNAANKYGIAVGNTPGVLTETTAELAASLSLAAARRIVEADEFMRAGRYDGWLPNLFVGNLLKGQTVGVIGAGRIGSAYARMMVEGFKMNLIYFDLYQSTRLEKFVTAYGEFLKANGEVPVTWRRASSMDEVLREADVISLHPVLDKTTFHLVNKESLKAMKKDAILINCSRGPVIDEAALVEHLKENPMFRVGLDVFEDEPYMKPGLADMKNAIIVPHIASASKWTREGMATLAALNVLGKIKQYPVWADPNRVEPFLDENAPPPAASPSIVNAKALALTVSKL